From Streptomyces sp. CMB-StM0423, a single genomic window includes:
- the rodA gene encoding rod shape-determining protein RodA, producing MTAAEGYSVRRFTPELGTWGRLTARDSLVRRVDWMLMFSGLALSVMGTALVWSATRNRDDLTGGDPYFFVIRHAIFTTVGIALMAATVWLGHRTLRGVVPVLYGLSLVLVAMVLSPLGSTINGSRAWLDLGGGFTVQPAEFTKITIILGMAMILAARVDAGDREHPDHRSVVQALGLAAVPIGIVVLMPDLGSAMVLTSIVLGVLLASGASNRWVLGLVLAGVSGAALIVSLGMLDEYQVARFAAFANPALDPAGVGYNTNQARIAIGSGGATGKGLGEGSQTTGQFVPEQQTDFIFTVAGEELGFVGAGLILVLLGVMLWRACRIARDASDLYGTIVAAGVVAWFAFQAFENIGMTLGIMPVAGLPLPFVSYGGSSMFAVWIAVGLLQSIKAQRPLSA from the coding sequence ATGACGGCCGCAGAGGGGTACTCGGTCCGGCGCTTCACCCCCGAGCTGGGCACGTGGGGCAGGCTGACCGCGCGCGACTCGCTGGTGCGCCGGGTCGACTGGATGCTGATGTTCTCCGGGCTCGCGCTGTCCGTCATGGGCACGGCGCTGGTCTGGTCGGCGACCCGTAACCGCGACGACCTCACCGGCGGCGACCCGTACTTCTTCGTGATAAGGCACGCGATCTTCACCACCGTCGGCATCGCGCTGATGGCCGCCACCGTCTGGCTTGGCCACCGCACGCTGCGCGGGGTGGTGCCGGTGCTGTACGGGCTGTCGCTGGTGCTCGTCGCGATGGTGCTCAGCCCGCTGGGCAGCACCATCAACGGCTCCCGCGCCTGGCTCGACCTCGGCGGCGGCTTCACGGTCCAGCCGGCCGAGTTCACCAAGATCACGATCATCCTGGGGATGGCGATGATCCTCGCCGCCCGGGTCGACGCGGGCGACCGCGAGCACCCCGACCACCGCTCCGTCGTCCAGGCCCTCGGCCTTGCGGCGGTGCCCATCGGGATCGTCGTGCTGATGCCGGACCTCGGTTCGGCGATGGTGCTGACGTCGATCGTGCTGGGCGTGCTGCTCGCCTCGGGCGCGTCGAACCGCTGGGTGCTGGGGCTGGTGCTGGCGGGCGTCAGCGGCGCGGCGCTGATCGTCTCGCTGGGCATGCTCGACGAGTACCAGGTCGCCCGCTTCGCCGCCTTCGCCAACCCGGCGCTCGACCCGGCGGGCGTCGGCTACAACACCAACCAGGCCCGTATCGCCATCGGCTCCGGCGGCGCGACCGGCAAGGGCCTGGGCGAAGGCAGCCAGACCACCGGCCAGTTCGTGCCCGAGCAGCAGACCGACTTCATCTTCACGGTCGCGGGCGAGGAGCTGGGCTTCGTCGGCGCGGGGCTCATCCTGGTGCTGCTCGGCGTGATGCTGTGGCGCGCGTGCCGGATCGCGCGGGACGCCAGCGACCTGTACGGCACGATCGTGGCCGCCGGCGTGGTGGCGTGGTTCGCGTTCCAGGCGTTCGAGAACATCGGGATGACGCTCGGCATCATGCCGGTGGCGGGTCTGCCGCTGCCGTTCGTCAGCTACGGCGGCTCGTCGATGTTCGCGGTGTGGATCGCCGTGGGACTGCTGCAGTCCATCAAGGCGCAGCGGCCCCTGTCCGCCTGA
- a CDS encoding DoxX family protein, protein MAQTRTIPAISYAEDIDEGVTGVDAGLLVLRAVVGVILAGHGAQKLLGWFDGPGFDSTAATLAGAGYPSGRTMTWVLGLSEIVGGFALVVGFLTSLAAAAVIGVMINAVALKWGYDWSGPIAATDPRGIEYEFLLGAAGVALALTGAGLVSVDGALGRGGRLAPGVAAVLLGVAAGVGVLFLRRL, encoded by the coding sequence ATGGCCCAGACGCGCACCATCCCCGCCATCAGCTACGCCGAGGACATCGACGAGGGCGTGACCGGCGTGGACGCCGGGCTGCTGGTGCTGCGGGCGGTGGTCGGCGTGATCCTGGCGGGGCACGGGGCGCAGAAGCTCCTCGGCTGGTTCGACGGGCCGGGGTTCGACTCGACGGCGGCGACGCTGGCCGGGGCCGGCTACCCCTCCGGGCGGACGATGACGTGGGTGCTGGGGCTGAGCGAGATCGTCGGCGGGTTCGCGCTGGTGGTCGGCTTCCTCACCTCGTTGGCGGCCGCAGCGGTGATCGGCGTGATGATCAACGCGGTCGCCCTCAAGTGGGGCTACGACTGGAGCGGCCCGATCGCGGCGACGGATCCGCGGGGCATCGAGTACGAATTCCTGCTCGGCGCCGCGGGCGTGGCGCTGGCGCTGACCGGGGCAGGGCTGGTCTCCGTGGACGGTGCGCTGGGGCGCGGCGGGCGGCTCGCTCCGGGGGTGGCCGCGGTGCTGCTGGGGGTGGCGGCGGGGGTGGGCGTGCTGTTCCTGCGGCGGCTGTAG
- a CDS encoding CYTH and CHAD domain-containing protein has protein sequence MVDTVREIERKYEATAGTRGLPPLPDLTGVDGVASVIDQGTALLDAVYYDTAARRLAADGITLRRRTGGDDAGWHLKLPVAAGVRDEIRAPLGEGIPRRLAALVRSRTRDAELAPVVRIRTERDVHQLLDADGEPVAEVSVDRVTAERPETGATARWAEVEAELSAGGDPEVLDAVDAALTGAGLRRSAAASKLARALAETDEKKPKNDKKSAKKNGKKPKDGKEGKKKSADKKKAGKKGAGKKADEKKAAGKKPPEPAARPAGDLVLDYVRTQITAVVELDPAVRRDQPDAVHQMRVASRRLRSTFRSYRAVLDRTVTDPVSAELRWLAGELGVDRDREVLTERIHAGLAELERPLVLGPVRGRLRTWSAARRTGSRRRIVAVLDGRRYLALLDALDGILTDPPLRTAADRPAEPVLRKAVDRQYRRFAGSLQETFDLAPGPDRDTAIHETRKAAKRTRYAAEVARPALGREAKTVTSLMREVQELLGDYQDGVLARSALREIAVQAQAAGEPSFTYGVLYAREEARAAELRDRLPRLSQKHL, from the coding sequence ATGGTGGACACGGTGCGCGAGATCGAGCGGAAGTACGAGGCCACGGCGGGCACCCGGGGACTGCCCCCGCTGCCGGACCTGACGGGCGTCGACGGCGTCGCCTCGGTGATCGACCAGGGCACCGCCCTGCTCGACGCCGTCTACTACGACACCGCCGCCCGCCGGCTGGCGGCCGACGGCATCACCCTGCGCCGCCGCACGGGCGGCGACGACGCGGGCTGGCATCTGAAGCTGCCGGTGGCGGCGGGCGTACGCGACGAGATCCGCGCCCCGCTCGGCGAGGGCATCCCGCGCCGCCTCGCGGCCCTCGTCCGCTCCCGTACGCGCGACGCCGAGCTGGCGCCCGTCGTCCGCATCCGCACGGAGCGGGACGTCCACCAACTGCTCGACGCGGACGGCGAACCGGTCGCCGAGGTCTCCGTCGACCGGGTGACCGCGGAGCGCCCGGAGACGGGGGCGACGGCGCGGTGGGCCGAGGTGGAGGCCGAGCTGAGTGCCGGGGGAGACCCGGAGGTGCTGGACGCGGTGGACGCGGCGCTGACCGGGGCGGGGCTGCGGCGCTCCGCGGCGGCGTCGAAGCTGGCGCGGGCGCTGGCGGAGACGGACGAGAAGAAGCCGAAGAACGACAAGAAGAGCGCCAAGAAGAACGGCAAGAAGCCGAAAGACGGCAAGGAGGGCAAGAAGAAGAGCGCGGACAAGAAGAAGGCGGGCAAGAAGGGCGCGGGCAAGAAGGCGGACGAGAAGAAGGCCGCCGGCAAGAAGCCCCCCGAGCCCGCCGCCCGCCCCGCCGGCGACCTCGTCCTCGACTACGTACGCACCCAGATCACCGCCGTCGTCGAACTCGACCCCGCCGTCCGCCGCGACCAGCCCGACGCCGTCCACCAGATGCGCGTCGCCAGCCGCCGGCTGCGCAGTACCTTCCGCAGCTACCGCGCCGTGCTCGACCGCACCGTCACCGACCCGGTCTCCGCGGAGCTGCGCTGGCTGGCCGGTGAACTCGGCGTCGACCGCGACCGCGAGGTGCTCACCGAGCGCATCCACGCCGGCCTCGCGGAACTGGAGCGCCCGCTCGTCCTCGGCCCCGTCCGCGGCCGGCTGCGCACCTGGTCCGCCGCCCGCCGCACCGGCTCCCGGCGCCGTATCGTCGCCGTGCTCGACGGCCGCCGCTACCTCGCCCTGCTCGACGCCCTCGACGGCATCCTCACCGACCCGCCGCTGCGCACCGCCGCCGACCGCCCCGCGGAGCCCGTCCTGCGCAAGGCTGTCGACCGCCAGTACCGGCGCTTCGCCGGCTCCCTCCAGGAGACCTTCGACCTCGCGCCGGGCCCCGACCGCGACACCGCCATCCACGAGACCCGCAAGGCCGCCAAGCGCACCCGCTACGCCGCCGAGGTCGCCCGCCCCGCCCTGGGCCGGGAGGCCAAGACCGTCACGTCGCTGATGCGCGAGGTCCAGGAACTGCTCGGCGACTACCAGGACGGCGTGCTGGCGCGATCCGCGTTGCGCGAGATCGCGGTGCAGGCGCAGGCCGCGGGGGAGCCCTCGTTCACGTACGGCGTCCTCTACGCGCGCGAGGAGGCGCGCGCGGCGGAACTGCGCGACCGGCTCCCGCGGCTGTCGCAGAAACATCTCTGA